acattaatgaagtaacaattgtgaaagaaaacatttattatgaacataataaagtataaaaacacaaattactaaacaaatgTACTAACTATAACTTAAAATCGGGGGGgttctcaaaatggtggttgaCCAGGAGAGTAACAACTTCCTGTGGGCTTTTAAGATGCCCCCTAAGATAGcagcccccctccctccttcctctgaaGTGGGGGAAGGAGATAAGTAAGTTGAAAACTATGCGTGtctctgtgtagatgttaaatCAGATACTGAAGGCCGATATATaattctccgagtccgttacggacggacggacggacggatcggatggacactttttgatttatagttctacgagcctttttgttgtgaaaacaattcactgccagaacagtagttggcgcaacggaagtcgagcttagagaagcctacctcatgaggtatatagaagaagtccacgctggtttatttacgtgtGGCCGAGCTTTGGTTTCACAAACACCATGGCTTCAAGTTTTGTGTGAGCTAGTTATTGTGTGTCTGAGTCCATGAAAGAATTTCAGTGTTTTGCTCCTCCAGACAGAGTAGCCGATCTCATGCACGTGCACACGAGCCTCTTCCTTGACAGATGAACCCAAAATTctgaaaagggggaaaaaccTCACGTGGCTCCAGACACAGGTGCTGACATCTTCCcaggacataaataaaactggacAGTCCTGACCTTTTACACcgtaacactgtgtgtgtttgtgtgtataacaTCTTGGCACCACTTCAGACGAGGACTCTGCATCCAAATCCATCTGATGAGTGGCTGGGATAACCCCCTCGGACTCTGGCCCTCTCATGCAGTCCTCACTTTGAAGACACACCTGCGCGCTCCCACAACATGCACATACTTATTTAGTAATTCTCAacagacacacgtacacacacgtacacacagctCTCCACACCAGTTGCTGATAAGGAATATTGCTGCCAGATGACAAGTGTAATGTGATTGCACGTGCAAAACAAGTTTGGGCTCAGGGAGTAATGGCGGCAGCACATACCAGAAAGTTATTAGATGAGAGGAGCAGCTGATATTGTTATACATTCTTGAGAGAAAAACTAATTCTATAACTTGTTTTAGACTGGTTCATCAATTCAAAATTGTATAACAATAACCTGTGTTATACCATGTTGGATGATTCTAACATTCTGGGAACTTGAAGACAGGtgattagcctagcttagctgCATGGTAAAGTGAGTTGGTGTGTAATTACTGGTTGCTGTGGAATGAATAACGTTTGCACATGCACCGCTTCCACTAAGCCCCACCTTTCCCTCTGTGTATTATCCGTTTCCTGTCCTAGAGCGATTTTTTCCCGACTTTGTACGTGGGCGTGGCTACCTGTTTCACGACAATGACATTTCACCTGCATTACCTACCTGTTTACGCCTGATGTGCATAATCACACTTTAATGGTGCTGTAGCTCCTGATGTCCAGATGGAATGAAGAGCATATTTCAGTATTTCTCGGATAGTGAATCCCTTGGCTTCACTTCCAGGGAGTCCATAAAAAGTTTACGGAATCATCCATTAAAATTGTCATCGATATATGGTGTTGacataatgaaaatattttgaACACGTCTTGTTTCTTTTCAAAACAATTTTCTTGTGCTGCTACCTCCGCCAACGAGTTTATGTTTTACCCTTGGTGTTCAGCTTTGGTGAAAGTATGTAATCTACTGAGTGCTGATTTATAAAGTAGGAAAACATAGGCTAGGTCAAATTATTCCAAAATCACCAGCCTAAACAAACTCAATCATAAAACCAGCAGAGACCAGCTTAAGTAAGCAGCATATATAAAGCTGGTCCATGCCCTAGGCATaaccaaaaatattttttgatttGCACATGTTGGCACATGTTTTATTACAGTAGCCCATTCATCCGGGACTTTTTCCAGATTTACTGCATTCCCTCCTGCTGCCTGTGATGCACACTGTGTGTATTCAATAAAACCACCCACTGTCACAGCACAGCAGCTGTAGTAGGACACACCTTTTTGGATGCTGCAGACCTCAGGTGTTTTACAGCTGCCTCCTCCAGCCCGCCCCCTCTAGCCCGCCCCCTCTCTCTGGAGCCTATATAAactgcaggaggctgcaggttGACAGGAGAACAGTAGTAGAGTGAGAAACAACTCTTCATCCTGCAAGCTGAGAAAGAAGACTCTCTCACGATGACTGGAGATCAGCGCTTTGTAATAAGCGCCCGCATCATTGGAGCCgtccacagagacacaccaaAACTCAAGGTGAGTTTTTTACTATAACAATattgatcatttattttatttcagctgATAATTTGATAATGTATCTGTTACAATACAAtgcaactttttattttgtctccaCAGATGTTCATGCTTTGTCTGCTATGGTCTGATGGGGCTGAGGTGATAATCTACAGATCTTTCCAGGAGTTCAAGAAATTTCATGTAAGAATCATTAATTAAAGTCAGAAGTTGTACATGTTTTGTAGTATATACTATAAGTGTATTATATGAATatgtatttatcttttattacaAACAGAGGCAGCTGAAAAAGAGATTCCCTCACTTGAACCCTTTCCGTAAAAACGACAGAGTGATCCCCAAATTTCAAggtaagattattattattattataaaaattgttttttattacaaaTATCTGCTGGGGCCTTATCGTCTCCTTCATCACCTCACGGATTCAAATCTGCAATGATTTGCCCTTGTAACATCCTGATGTGATGAGCCTATCTTTATTTTTGCCTCAAAAAAAGTATGCAAGGATCtagaaaaggcctagaaataaTATTTGGTTATTAATAAGAGAATACTTATTTATATATACGGTTCTGATGCCCATCTCTCTGACAGCAAATGCAATTATTTTGAACAatttcttctcctttctccaGGCAAGGCCAGGAGGAACAGCCTGCAGCAGAAAAGTTCCAGGCGCTCTATCCAGCGCATGAAGATTTTGGAGAGATACTGCGAGAAACTGCTCAAGTGCGACCAGACGGTGACTCAGAGCTCGGAGGTCACGCAGTTCTTCACGCCCAAAGACCAGGACCTGCAGCCTGACTTCACCAAGAACAGGTAGCTTGTGTTGCAGTGCGCAGCTTTCAAGTTCAGCTCAGTTGCATGTCAGGATCTCCTCCGATTACCAGATAGCAAATTGTTCTAAAGGTGACTCCTCTTCTCACACAGCGTCGTGATCATGCTGTCTGATGATCTGCCTGATGACTCCGGTAGCGGAGGAGGGGTTTCCACCCGTCAGACTGCAGGCAGTGTCAGCCACCCGTTGGTCACCCAGACGCACCGCTGCGTGGCCGCCTACGAGACGAAGGACACCAACAATCGTCCATTCAAGGTCGCTGTGGACGAGAAGCTGGACGTGCTGATCAAAGACCCTGCCGGTGAGTGCTTGaactgaaatacattttatggaAGCACCTTATTATCCGGTATCAAACATTGTTCTCTGAACTGTGGGCttctgcttttctctctccaggCTGGTGGATGGTGGAAAACGAGGAGAAGCGCCTGGCCTGGTTTCCCGCTCCCTATCTGGAGCTATGGGAggcagaggatgatgatgatgacgtgGACAACGCCCGATTCCAGCTTGGAGGTGAGATATTTTAGTGTGTAAATCAAAATGGTGGCGTGGGTTACATAgtgtacatacagtacatagcGTACGCAACTACTCATCAGCCTCAGCCTATACATATTTTCATTGCCTTTACAATGACACCTATAGATACTTGACATATTCCCATGAGAACTTGTTGTTACAAAGAGCCGGCACAAAGGTGAACTTTTTAACCATAGCAAGTCACTTGTGTGTCTTCGCCTCtaccagtcatctgtgctttgtCTTGTAAATaactatttgtgtgtttgtcctcatTCATTAAAGACTGTGGCAGTTTTTCTCTAACTCATTTGTGACTTTTAGGTTCCCTGTATTGTGCGGTGAGGAATTACTCCACTAAGAAGGAGGATGAGGTGTCTGTGCCCCTCGGCTCCGTGGTGGAGGTGCTGAGGAAGTCTGACAATGGCTGGTGGCTCATCAGGTACCCCTGCGTTCTTGTCTGTCATTGCACTGCAAACAATTCACCGTGGCACACATTCAAAGAAAATGATAAAGCATCTCAATGTCTTTATATTTTCAATCAATTCACTCCCAGtctaaaatgaaaaaagttgTTTCGTCTGCAGACCATTGCATATGTTAATAATAAATTCTCTCTTCCTTGCAATCCTCTTTCCAGATTCAATGGCAAGGCAGGTTACATCCCCTCCATGTACCTGAGGCCATACAACAACCCACGTACTGGCCTTTTCAACTTGCAGAGGAAGATGTATAGCTCTACTCTCAACCTGGCATCCAGCAGTGCACCTCAGGCCTCTTATTTATCCGACACCAACCCAGAAAGGGATTCTGCAGGTCAGTACAGGGGAGAGACCGCCGCTCCTGGGCGGTTCCATAAGTCTCAATCTCTGGACGTCCTCTCTGAGACCTGGTCCCAGCCACAGGCCGAGAGAGACGCTCTGACCACAGAAGGCCGTCTGCGCAACATGAGCAACGCCAGCACCGAGTCAGGCCTGTCCGGCTTCTCCTCGAGCAGCGGATCCAGCCATTCGGTCTTGAACAGCTCCACTGGAGCCTCACGCCAGACTAACGTCAGGGACAGTGGGCACAGTAGCCTTGAGCTCAGCCTGTCCAATGGCCGCAGCTTCAGCGTTAGCTCCGAGGGCTCTGGATCGATCGGGTCCGACGGAAACGGGGGGGCTCCGAGGGTCCCGCCCAGACCCAAGACTGATGAGATCCTGACCCGATGCACCACCATGACCCGCAAAGCAGCCCTAGCCTCCCAGAGGCAGCTTACAATTCAGCCGCAGACCAATCCAAGCTGCAGTCGCTGACAGTTTACAAAACCCAACTGATGTATCTATCTATTTCCTgtttattgaaacatttttgattttattatgcATTTATGTAAACGCATTTAACTTTTGCAGCCACACACAACTCTCCATGGGTCTGTAAGTAAATGTGTAGCATTGTTTGCACATTTATTCCAAATCCTTGGAGACATATGACTAATGTATTTGACTtatgtagcttcaatgaagcaCTGTCAGGAGcaagtaaaaacaaattgttaTATAGTATTACAATATTTCCTCCAGCTTTAagcttgaataaaacaaaaatcaagcAATGTGATGAAGTTGAGGAGattacatttttacacaatatattgtttaccttttttctctttagcaacactaaaacagaaaatatatcgTTTACCTTTTCTTTGAGGTATCATTCCTAGCAATACCTTACCTTTTTAACTAAACATTCAAAGTTGATATACTGCTTATAAATACTTTCTGCTGACAGTCTTGAGGCCTGCTGCAGAGCAGCCTTGTGAACTGCAATCGTGATCATACTTCGTTTGACAAGTTCTTTTGATCAACTTCCATATGTGCCGGGTGTGGTGAAGGAGCTGTGCAGTATGTGCTGCATTAAGCTTGTAAGAGTTCACGGTTCATCCCCACAACATGTATGTCTATCAATAAAGTCTAATTTTTATAAACAATATATTCAAGAGTATTTTTTGATTGTAGAATGCTGGATGCTGACTTTCAGTTATTTCatgcatccattatctatacagcTCATCCGTCGATGATTGACAACCAACAGCCATTCAGACTCACATCCTATGAGCAATATAAAGTCTCCATTCATGGTaaactgcatgtgtttggactgcaTATATGAATACATTGCATTTACCATTCACCACAAATCACCGCACCACTCTGCTTTCTGGTCACGTTACGGCGTATTACTATTAcgtaacaaaaatattattcatGGAGATAataatgtcctttttttaaaggcaTCCATGAAAGCTGAATTTAAATAGTCCTTTAAATAATATGTATATTTTGGGCAGCCGAGAGGttgatgatggtgaagttgatgctgaaggaagaattctccgcagacccagaacttgcttgtatagttaaagtttattacacagaagtcttacaggtcaggacggacTCTATTCATAAGGACATGCCTCGTGCTTAATAGACAAAAACCCATGTTCTATACTCATCCATTAACAGGTCAGAGATCATTCCCTAGGGGAGAGAACTAACAAGAAATGCATAGAAGAATTACTGAGTCTAAAGATGGGGGACGCATGCTTAAACATGTGATTCTGGTTCATACCCAGGTTAAAGGTAGCAGAATATACTACAATAAGGTGAGATTTTACTGAGGCTTTAGTCAAGTATAAACCGAATCACCCTCGTGTAATAGTTTGTCTTTGCGGGAGAACATATCAGATGGGGAACAGACAGGGCCTGATGCTGTATCAAAGACAACATAATATTGTGAGAAGCCATATAAGGAGTTGGAAGGCAaaatattaaacaaattaaaagcataAGAGGGGTGGTGCATGGCTTGTTATGATGTATATTCTCCAATCATTTTCATACCATTTCATCATGATGACATTTATACTGTATGATGAAGAATCATTGGATACTCAAAATAAACTGTAGATGTTGCAGCTTTTGTCTCTGATCTTATCGATTGATAAAAGTGAATGCATTGCTACAATATTTGACTccattttctgacttcatagcGATGCCATGATGGTGTTAAATGATCATAAACAattttttcaatatatataaGCTTTGGGTCATGCATATCTATAGTCCTATAGGAAGCAGAGCTACCTGGAAAATGCATATTTGAATCAGTGAAATCAGAGACGGCATCTTCTTACGTCTTCATTCTTGATCCTTTGAGATGCACTCTCAAGTAATATACCCAACAAGTGTGATGAATATCTCTCCGTCTGTAGCGGAGTTATTTTGTCTatgttcacacactcacacacacatatattaaaaaaataaacctcaCAATATGGTAAAATGAGCCAAAAATCGAGAAAACGGGAGGGGTATATATACCTCCTTGGTGTTGTCAGAAAATGCTAGCACATTGAGGCTTatggttagagtgtgtgtgtccaagcaacttcgacaaagaaagaaataattttataataagttttcgtggaggggggggcaccaggagtgaagcttgcctagagcgccaaatgtgctagggccggccctacCTACATAGCTCCTGTCCCATgtgccctccccccaccccaacccaGCATCCTCTTGACAGACACACCaccaaatatttaataaataaacatttaatgtaCGCTCCTTATAAAACTTATCAGCACTGTGCTATACTAAAGGAATTATGAGTCCTCCCAGTCGGTTATATGGGTTACAGTTTCATAGTATGCAAGAAAAGGCCTCCAAACCCTTTCAAATGTATCTGTAACTCCCCTCGGTGTATATTTCATCTTTTCAAGCTTCAAATAGAACATGATCTCTTTAAGCCATCTTGTATGAGATGGTGGCACGGGCCTCTTCCAGTTAAGGAGGATAAGGCACCGAGCTAACTGAGTGGTAAAGACGATCACAAGGTGCATGCCAACCGGCCATACTGTGCCTTCGTGCATCACCCCAAAGAGGAGCAGCATGTTGTAATTGCAAGGTGCGTCTCtttaacacgcacacacacacccaaacccACAAAAGTGAAGAAAATGTCCTGCGTGCCGGTAATGACAGGGTGAAAAACAACTTGTTAGAGGAGCTGTAATTAACACGCGATGATACGTGATCTCCAGTGACAGGAGGTAATTCTATCCTGTGAACGTTAGAAATACTACATAGCATGTTCCTGGCATCATATGTGTTTACGATTCATGGAGAGGGTATTGTGAAAGCagcatgttttagttttttttcaacTTCTGTTTATTGGAATTTCAAATGGATAATTCACAGAGTCGACATTTTAAATACATCCTACATACAGGGccggtctttcctacaggcgacataggcggttgcctagggcgccacTCAGAGGGGGGCGCCACAAACTGGGCCCaccaaaaaaaatttaaaataaaagttttttgcGCCCCCTTCTATATGTGGTATGCCCCagaatattgtatttaatcacTTTAACAGTAATTTAAGATTATTCCTAATAATATACGTGATAGTCACGTGGGTTTATGTTTCATTAGAGAGATCACaaaatgacagcagcactcaggtggAACGTTTGGCACTGGAGCAGTTGCACCCCGTACTGTCTCTTTGGGGGTAATGTCCGCCCACCTGCCagatgcagtctggatgaggaactgaaggCTCTGTGTCGTTATTGCTGTTGCATTCATGCTGTATTCTACAGATATACTTTGTGGCAGTGGTATCAATCTTGGGACCCGTAACATATATCTCCAAccaatattttgacattaaaaaaataaacctcaCAATATGGTAAAATGAGCCAAAAATCGAGAAAACGGGAGGGGTATATATACCTCCGTGGTGTTGTCAGAAAATGCTAGCACATTGAGGCTTatggttagagtgtgtgtgtccaagcaacttcgacaaagaaagaaataattttataataagtTTTCGTGGAAAATCGTTttgaaaaactatttatttttttttgggagggggggggggcaccaggagtgaagcttgcctagagcgccaaatgtgctagggccggccctgcctACATAGCTCCCGTCCCATgtgccctccccccaccccaacccaGCATCCTCTTGACAGACACACCaccaaatatttaataaataaacatttaatgtaCGCTCCTTATAAAACTTATCAGCACTGTGCTATACTAAAGGAATTATGAGTCCTCCCAGTCGGTTATATGGGTAACATTTTCATAGTATGCAAGAAAAGGCCTCCAAACCCTTTCAAATGTATCTGTAACTCCCCTCGGTGTATATTTCATCTTTTCAAGCTTCAAATAGAACATGATCTCTTTAAGCCATCTTGTATGAGATGGTGGCACGGGCCTCTTCCAGTTAAGGAGGATAAGGCACCGAGCTAACTGAGTGGTAAAGACGATCACAAGGTGCATGCCAACCGGCCATACTGTGCCTTCGTGCATCACCCAAAAGAGGAGCAGCATGTTGTAAGTGCAAGGTGTGTCTCtttaacactcacacacttacacatgcacgcacacacacacgcacacacacacacagacacagacacacacacaaacagctgtgtTCCACGACTAAGAGGAAGCTAcattgattttttatttcaaatttattaTATCATGATTATCATGACAGATTAATTGACAATACAGGGACTTGCTTTTTTTCACCGAAGTAAAGAATCCTCTTTAATTTGCGTAGGGGATTTAGGCCCCCACAACAAGAGTAACACCTACACCACACTAAGTCATTTGAAAAAGTTTAACAGCAGATGCAAATCACAGATACTGCAGTATTGCCATTTCCTGGTCTTCTCATGTGACACTTAAACACATAGCAGTGACGGAGGTTCACAGTGTAatgtggtatgtgtgtgtactccAGTAATTCCAATTCTGGCCAATTCCAGAAAGTCCCAGCTTACCTTAAGCATCACTCACAGGAGTGCACGTACACACATATGAAtccacttacacaaacacaccgggTTGTAAATAGTGTCGCGTTTCCCTAACCATTATCCTTTCCCATCAGCAACACCGTTCTGACCAATGATTCACCTCAGAGTTCCTTGTATTCTCTATAAAGCAATAAATCCTTTCTTTGATGTGATGTCCATCCCTTctaaagtaaatactgatttACTGATATTCTTAAATGTGACCCAGTGTTATGTCGGTTTTTCAAGATACTGAGCGATCTCATCGCACATTAACTTGAAGACAAATGACAGTTTAAAGTGACAGGCAGTTAATCAACTCCTTTGGCACAGTAGTTATCAGGCGAGTGATAAACACAGGGACAGCCCCAAGCACTTCAGCAGAAGCTGAATCACACAGTTCTGCTCCGAGGAAAGGAGAAGCAGCAATAACCTCCATTTAACTGTTTATCGGTTATGACCCACATGTCATGAACCCTGAGAAATAAGTTAAAGCAAAATCCACTTATCTGAAACTGACTCAGACACCAAATGTGAGTAAACATGGCAAAAATGATAAAGTTATGAATCAAATGGACTCTGCTTCCACACACTAGTTGGTTCCCATTTCAGGGGCTGCAACCTgcggaggctgcatttgaagaccgatTGCGTCCCAACTGCGCAACTGGACTGTCCCATTTcgaaaggctccttcaaatgcacCCTTCCACTCACAAGCAAGGAAGGAACCAACGGGTGGATCCTTCTCTGGCCCACCTATCCCACGATCCATTGTGCACCACTGACAAAGCTAAGGAGCCAGCTATCGAGGTGGCCGAGCTGCAGCAAGTGCAAAGTAGCCCACGCAATGGGAAATGCCGGTGACGCAAGTAGGAAATGCTTTGTAGACCAGATCATCTTGTGTGTGTTCAACCTTCGCGGTGAGAACGTGGAGGTTTTTATTGGCCTGATCCAGCCTCAGCTGCTTTTTGCtccagttttcagacatgaccttgAGTTAAAAGCCAGACGATTGGCTACGTTGTCCACCCAGAGTTTGCCGACACATAACCTTCATGTAGACAGGGTGTCGACCTACACAGTGAGCTGGCTCCGCAAGAGGAGCTGAAGGCTAAACCTCCCATTCGACTCTAGGCACCGCAAGCAAAACTGGTCTATCAGGATAATACAGTACTTAGAAGCTCTTTGGGGATATGATGGGACTTGGCCGTTAAGGGCTTTTTATGCAAGTAGAAGGATTTAAAGCTGATTTTTACAGGGAGCCAATGCAGAGACACTGATGATAGATTAACAATGGCATAAGACTGGAGATGAAAAGTCAGGAGATTACCAAAGTAAGAAGCTTCTCTATACGGCCTCGCTTGCTGTAGCTggggaaatgaaatgaaaaaaagggagaaaggcCAAATCTGAGTATAAGTTAAATATTACCTGCGACTCAGATTCTTTAAATTCCCCTTCATGAATAATGGTTTAGATCACCTGATTATATTTAacctacacaaacacagggcGAAACCGCAAATTCCACACGGAGAGACCCCAGCCGAACCAggtttcaaaccagcaaccttcccgctgtgaggcaacagtgctaCCACACCACTGTGCTGCcccacaaatatatataaaatcaaaaTTGTTCTCTCCAAGGCTTCTTTAAACACAGCCTCATGCCTGAAGAAGAGTATTTCTCTGGTGTGACCGCGGGCCGCAAGGATGAGCTGCACAAAACAATCCAAAAAATGTTTGACGGTAATTCACAGCGATGCAACACCATCATGAGCGCACGAGTATCCCTGTTCTCCGCCATCAGCGCTGATTGGTGTGAGCGTTTGGTGAAAGGGTTCAACACGAGCAGCCAACTGAAGCCTCCCAGTTACAGAGTGTGGAGAGAGAGTAAAATCTGTTCTTAATGTGCAGGGTGGACAGAGAGAGTCCGGAATGAGACTGGGACGGAAGGACGGTGCAAACTGGTGACATCCAACCTCTGTGTGGATCAACAGTATGTAGAGTATGTTGACTTCACTATCAAAGAACTGATACAACTTCAATTCACTTCACATAGGGGCTTTTTTGTCATGCATTTTGTCTTATTTAATCATATGGGTTGTTTAGGGATATGTTCTCCTCAGTGTCCTTCATATTTTGAAACCCTGTCATCTAATAGTTGTGTGTCTTTCTTGATTATTAACAGACTCATTTCACTGACAAACATAATCACTCAGGAGTTAACTTATGAACTTGTCAGCTATTTTTAGATTTACTCCGTGTTAGATCATGTCAACGTCACCCTTTTTATTCTCAGTCGACTAATCTGATGACATTTTAGCTTCATCCCAGTCAAAGAAGGATATTTCAGTCTCGTTTGTATTGTGGCCATGAGCTTACAGACGCAACATGTATCATAAAGACACACTTATACAGGTCAATCAGACAACTCAAgttaaaacatttattgcagcagtagaacaggtttagtgtttggcgtctcggctccaacttaatcactcccccatatgatgacacaggaatgatgggagtgatgagcaaacaCTTGAAACCCCCgtcggagcctacaggtggatgctgggggtAAGTGGATTACGGCACTATAACCTTAATATGTAACCCATTCACGTCAGATTCAACTttgctttgtctttgtttctctaACCTGAAGTGCCCTGTGCATGTCCTTCTGCCTGGGTAATGCACAGTTCACACAGTGGCCGTTTTACTCTGATGTCAACTCAGGGTGAGATGCTCAGATACAGTTATTAAAGGATAATGCTGTGCCACTGGGGTGCAGGTGCCTCCCAACTGATCGGCTTATAAAGAGACAATGGACAGTTAAACTCTGGAGGCTCCTGTCAACGCGTGACATCACTAAATAGACTGGATGTAATGGGTTTTGGTCAGAGACTGTACAAAGGAGCAGTCACATCTCAGCATGTGcagtttaaaatgaatgtggCATTAGAGTAAGGGCTGGGATCTCAACGTCTGCTCATCTACAAAAAAGTCCATCTAGCAGCACG
The Pleuronectes platessa chromosome 21, fPlePla1.1, whole genome shotgun sequence DNA segment above includes these coding regions:
- the LOC128427112 gene encoding NADPH oxidase organizer 1; amino-acid sequence: MTGDQRFVISARIIGAVHRDTPKLKMFMLCLLWSDGAEVIIYRSFQEFKKFHRQLKKRFPHLNPFRKNDRVIPKFQGKARRNSLQQKSSRRSIQRMKILERYCEKLLKCDQTVTQSSEVTQFFTPKDQDLQPDFTKNSVVIMLSDDLPDDSGSGGGVSTRQTAGSVSHPLVTQTHRCVAAYETKDTNNRPFKVAVDEKLDVLIKDPAGWWMVENEEKRLAWFPAPYLELWEAEDDDDDVDNARFQLGGSLYCAVRNYSTKKEDEVSVPLGSVVEVLRKSDNGWWLIRFNGKAGYIPSMYLRPYNNPRTGLFNLQRKMYSSTLNLASSSAPQASYLSDTNPERDSAGQYRGETAAPGRFHKSQSLDVLSETWSQPQAERDALTTEGRLRNMSNASTESGLSGFSSSSGSSHSVLNSSTGASRQTNVRDSGHSSLELSLSNGRSFSVSSEGSGSIGSDGNGGAPRVPPRPKTDEILTRCTTMTRKAALASQRQLTIQPQTNPSCSR